AGGGTGAGGTCGCCGTCCGCGTCCCCAAGTGCCGTCTCGTCGACCAGATAGGCGTTCGAGGCGAACGGTGGGAACAGCCCGAGCTCCAGTAGCCACACGCCCTCGCGGAGTCGACGGACCATACAGACAGGACGGGACTTGGAGGGAAAACGCTGCGGGTCAAATCTGAGAACCGAACTGCAAGGGCACGACACAGATGCGCCCCCAGGGGGTGATTACACCGGCGTCACCTGCTATCCCCGACGCCGCCTGAAGGATATCCCTGTGCGGGTCGAACGTCTATCCGAGTTACCTAATGAGCGATTCTCGCACACACGTACTCGTCGTCGGAGCGACAGGAAACCAGGGCGGCGCCGTCGTCGACCACCTGCTGGCAAGCGACCAGGACTTCGCGGTCAGCGGACTCACCCGCGACGCGTCCAGCGACGCGGCACAGGCGCTGTCGGACCGCGGCGTCTCGATGGTCGAGGGCGACCTCGGCGACCCGGAGACGCTACGTGGCCCCGTCGGCGACGCTGACGCGGTCTTCGCGGTGACGAACTTCTGGACGCAGGGGTACGACGCGCAGGTCGAACAGGGCAAGAACATCGCGACCGTCGCCGCCGAGGAGGGCGTCGACCACCTCGTCTTCTCCGGGGTCGGCAGCCACGACGAGGACACCGGAATCCCCCACTTCGATACAGCCGAAGAAATCGACCAGCACATCCGTGACCTGGACCTCGACTGGACGGTTCTCAAGCCGGTCTTCTTCTTCGAGAACCTCGAGGCGTTCGCCGAGGACATCGTCGAGGACGGCACGCTCGCGCTCCCGCTCGCCGAGGGCGTGGGCCTCCAGATGGTGAGCAACGACGACGTGGGCCGCGCCGCTGCCGTCGCCCTCGCGAATCCGGGCGACTTCGTCGGTGAGGCAATCGATCTCGCGGGCGACGAGCGGACCCTCGAAGAGACGGCCGCCGTCCTCTCGTCGGTCACCGGCGTCGACGTCGAGGCCGTCCACGTCCCCATCGAGGACGCCTACGAGACCTTCGGCGAGGAGTTCACCGTGATGTGCGAGTGGTTCAACGAGGTCGGCTACTCGGCCGACGTCGACGCGCTGGAAGACCGGTTCGGGTTCGAGTTCACGGACCTCGAGACGTACCTCGAAGACCACGGCTGGGCGGACAAGGACGGTATGGCCAGCGTCCCCGGCTGGGTCAAGGCGATGCAGTAAGCGCGGTCACTCGACGCGACCCTCTCATCACCCGGTTCTCGACAGGCACACAGTCAGGTCCCGTGTTGCGTCGCCGAAAGCCCGATAGCCACCCGTCCAGTCTGTGAGCCCGTGAACCGACTCAACCTCACCGCCGGGGTACTCTGTCTCCTCGGGGTTACGTCCGTGGCGCTGCTCTCTGGCGCAGAGTCGGTCTGGGCGAGTGACGGGGCGCTTCTCTTCGCTGGTGGGCTCGTCCTCGCTGGCCTCCTCTTCCTCCTCGCAGCGAACGGACGCACCGCCGCCGTCGCGGGTCGGCGGGTCGACCTCCACGACTGCAGCGGCCTCGGCGACGTCGCCGTCGGAGTGGCCATCTTCGGCGGCCTGGCGAGCATCCCGCCAGGGGTCGACGGGTCGGTATACACGCTACTGGTCGTTGTCGGTGGGACGAGCGTCGTACTCTTCGGTGTCGTGGGACTCGCCGAGAAGTACGACCGGCTGTAGTCAGTCTAGCCGCTTCGAGACGTACGGCCCGTCTTGCTGGTAGTCGAGTTTGTTCCGGTAGTACTCACGGACGCCGATGCCCGAGATGACCGCAATCTTCGAGAAGCCCGCGTCGCGCGCGAGCTCCTCGGCCTTCGCGAGGAGTCGCTTGCCGTAGCCCCTGTGCTGGTGATCCCCGTCTGCGCCCTGCTCGCCGATGCCCACCGAGTTGCCGTAGACGTGGAGTTCCCGGACCAGCGCGGCGTCCTGAAGCTCCGCTCGGACCGGCTGATTCGGGAACCTGAGGCGGCAGAATCCCACGAGCACGTCGGTCTCGAAATCCTCGAAGGAGATGAAATGCTCCGTACCGCCACACGCGTCGTAGGTCATCACGTCGAGGTCGACGTCCTCGGCGACCTCGTCGCTGTGGCCCGCCTCGCGACAGCGGATGCAGTCGCAGGTCCAGCCGTGTTTCTCCATCTCTTTCCAGGCGAGTTGCCGGAGGTTGGACTTCCAGACCCCGCCCTCGATGAAGTCCGCAGGGATGTCGCGCTGGACGCGCTGGAGGCGCGTGTAGCGGGGAATCATGTCCTTGATCTCCGCGACGAGCTCCGCGGCCTCCTGGTTACCCAGCGGCTCGAACTCGTCTTTGCGCCACCAGTCGTAGGTGACGGTGCCCTCGACGACGAGCGTCGGATATATCTTGAGATAGTCCGGGCGCCACTGCGAGTCCTCGAAGATGCGTCGGAAGTCCTCCAGACACATCTCCTTCGACATCCCGGGCTGGCCGGGCATCATGTGGAAGCCGACTTTGAACGCCGAGTCCCGGAGCCGCTGATTCGCGTCGATGGAGGCCTGGACGCCGTGACCGCGGTGCATCTCGCGGTTGATGCGCTCGAAGGTGGTCTGGACGCCCACCTCGACCTTCGTGCCGCCGAGGTCGAGCATCCGGTCGATCTGCTCTGGGTCACACCAGTCGGGCTTTGTCTCGAACGTCGTCGCGACGTTCCGGACGTCGGCCGTCTCGTTCTCGGCGATGACGTCCTCCAGATAGCGCCACTCGTAGTCGTCGGCGGACTCGGCGAACGAGATACCCTCGGCGGGGCTGGGGTCGGCGTCGACGTCGAAGTCGTTCATCGCCTCCAGGGCGCGCTTGACGAACCACTCCTGGTAGTCGTGGCTCCGGGCGGTCATCGTCCCGCCCATCAGGATGAGTTCGGCCTTGTCGACTGGATGGCCGATCTCCCGGAGCTGGTTGAGCCGCAGCGTGACCTGCCCGTAGGGGTCGTAGTCGTTCTGTTCGCCGCGCGCCGCGGCCGGCTCGTGACCCGTGTAGGACTGCGAGGAGGAGAACTCCGAGTCCGGGCCGCCGGGACAGTAGAGACACTTCCCGTGGGGGCAGCGCTCGGGCGAGGTCATGATGGCGATGGGTGAGACGCCCGATGCGGTGCGGACGGGCTTGCGCTGGAGCACCTCTTCCAGGACCTCGCGGTGCTCCTGAGGGGCGTAGTCGAGCAGTTCGGAGTTCTGGGGGACCTTCGGGGCAGAGTACTCCCGGCAGACGTCGATCTTGGCGGACTCGACGTCGTCGCGTTCCACGTCCCCGGCGAGGATGCGGTCGACCAGCTCCGCACACACCTGCTGGAAGGCTTCGGTTTCCTCCGGGTCCGGCGTCTCCGTGCTCATCGGTTGGTCGGATTTCGTCGTCTCGCGTGAATAAGCGTGTCGCTCGGGTCCGCGCGGTGGGCGTGTCCATCTGTGCGATTCCCGTTCGAAGGTCGTCAGCCGCGACTGCACTCGGGTCGCCGCCCCACCCAAGGCTAATACTCGTGTCAACCGTTGCATCACGCATAGTGTTCCCGCATGAGCATTTCATCGTCGCCGCCCTCCCTGTGTTCGCGTACGTGGCCGTTCGTGACGGCAGTCTCCCGGACCGAAGGTTGGTCGCAGTCGTGTTCGTCGGGAGCCAGTTCCCGGACCTGATAGACAAGCCACTCGCCCACCAGCTCCAGGTACTGCCCTCCGGTCGGGTGTTCATGCACTCGCTCCCGTTCGCCGTGCCGATCGCTGTCGGCGTCGCCATCTACGGCTGGAAAACCGGCCGGCTCAGAGCTGGAGTCGCCTTTGGCGTCGCCTACGTCTCCCACCTGATCGGGGACAACCACGAATCGCTGCTCGCGGCGAACCCGACGGTCCCTTCGGACCTCCTGTGGCCGTTTGTGCCGGCGGTCACCAGACCGGCGATTCCGTTCTGGGCCGGTCCGAACTCGATCAACGTCGCGCTCTGGACGACGTTTTCGGTGGTGGTCCTGGTCTCGCTGGGCTACGGGTTGGCACTGGACGTGGCAGAACAGCTCCGGAGCAATTCAAGCGGGCGGGGATGACGGCTAGTCGTCCCAGTAGTCGACTTCGGCGTCAAGGTCGAGCAGTTTCGAGAAGTCCCGCTCGCTCGCTTCGCCACCCGGCGGCGAACCCGCGAACACGTTGAGAGCGTTTCGCGTCGGCATGTACGTGACGTCGGGATCGTTCATCTCCGAGACGACGAGCACGCGGAGCCCGTCCTCCCCGGCCTCGACTTCGTGTGTGTGCTCCGTCCCGGTCGGCAGCGCCACGTAGTCGCCCGATTCGAGCGCGTGTTCGTCGCCGTCCTCGCCGAGAAAGAGCGTCCCGCCACCGTCGAGGACGAAGAGAGCCTCCTCGTTGGCGAAGTGGCTGTGTGGCGGCCAGGTACGCTTGCCGGCTGGAATCTGGTAGAGACTCGTCCCGAGCGCCTCGCCGCCTGCGGCCGCGCCCAGCTGCTTGCGCCGGAACTGCCGGTCGCC
This DNA window, taken from Haloarcula ordinaria, encodes the following:
- a CDS encoding NmrA/HSCARG family protein, with translation MSDSRTHVLVVGATGNQGGAVVDHLLASDQDFAVSGLTRDASSDAAQALSDRGVSMVEGDLGDPETLRGPVGDADAVFAVTNFWTQGYDAQVEQGKNIATVAAEEGVDHLVFSGVGSHDEDTGIPHFDTAEEIDQHIRDLDLDWTVLKPVFFFENLEAFAEDIVEDGTLALPLAEGVGLQMVSNDDVGRAAAVALANPGDFVGEAIDLAGDERTLEETAAVLSSVTGVDVEAVHVPIEDAYETFGEEFTVMCEWFNEVGYSADVDALEDRFGFEFTDLETYLEDHGWADKDGMASVPGWVKAMQ
- a CDS encoding tRNA uridine(34) 5-carboxymethylaminomethyl modification radical SAM/GNAT enzyme Elp3, which encodes MSTETPDPEETEAFQQVCAELVDRILAGDVERDDVESAKIDVCREYSAPKVPQNSELLDYAPQEHREVLEEVLQRKPVRTASGVSPIAIMTSPERCPHGKCLYCPGGPDSEFSSSQSYTGHEPAAARGEQNDYDPYGQVTLRLNQLREIGHPVDKAELILMGGTMTARSHDYQEWFVKRALEAMNDFDVDADPSPAEGISFAESADDYEWRYLEDVIAENETADVRNVATTFETKPDWCDPEQIDRMLDLGGTKVEVGVQTTFERINREMHRGHGVQASIDANQRLRDSAFKVGFHMMPGQPGMSKEMCLEDFRRIFEDSQWRPDYLKIYPTLVVEGTVTYDWWRKDEFEPLGNQEAAELVAEIKDMIPRYTRLQRVQRDIPADFIEGGVWKSNLRQLAWKEMEKHGWTCDCIRCREAGHSDEVAEDVDLDVMTYDACGGTEHFISFEDFETDVLVGFCRLRFPNQPVRAELQDAALVRELHVYGNSVGIGEQGADGDHQHRGYGKRLLAKAEELARDAGFSKIAVISGIGVREYYRNKLDYQQDGPYVSKRLD
- a CDS encoding metal-dependent hydrolase; this encodes MVFPHEHFIVAALPVFAYVAVRDGSLPDRRLVAVVFVGSQFPDLIDKPLAHQLQVLPSGRVFMHSLPFAVPIAVGVAIYGWKTGRLRAGVAFGVAYVSHLIGDNHESLLAANPTVPSDLLWPFVPAVTRPAIPFWAGPNSINVALWTTFSVVVLVSLGYGLALDVAEQLRSNSSGRG
- a CDS encoding cupin domain-containing protein, whose protein sequence is MSNGPVNVSDLEWTDYDHGDRQFRRKQLGAAAGGEALGTSLYQIPAGKRTWPPHSHFANEEALFVLDGGGTLFLGEDGDEHALESGDYVALPTGTEHTHEVEAGEDGLRVLVVSEMNDPDVTYMPTRNALNVFAGSPPGGEASERDFSKLLDLDAEVDYWDD